The Montipora capricornis isolate CH-2021 chromosome 3, ASM3666992v2, whole genome shotgun sequence genome window below encodes:
- the LOC138040107 gene encoding troponin T-like: MNDEEKSTGKSPELTDLDQAVADIIEMEEAAFTSQEIDEALRKEKMDTDKQKAENVRKMAVEQLAESRKRAAKELKQESEKKKKKKKKKKRRRSGNETILFLREKAECEKAVREEELAMQRKQHELEEKKLVCCLDQQKPMMDLIRQHQQQQSQVLMAV; encoded by the coding sequence ATGAATGATGAAGAAAAGTCAACCGGAAAATCACCTGAGCTCACAGATTTGGACCAAGCAGTGGCAGATATTATTGAAATGGAGGAAGCTGCTTTCACCTCCCAGGAGATTGATGAAGCAttgagaaaagagaaaatggataCTGATAAACAGAAAGCAGAAAATGTGAGAAAGATGGCAGTGGAGCAGTTGGCAGAAAGCCGTAAGCGGGCAGCTAAAGAGCTAAAACAGGAAagcgagaagaagaagaagaagaagaagaagaagaagaggagaaggagtggcaatgaaacaattttatttttgcggGAGAAAGCTGAATGTGAGAAGGCAGTGAGGGAAGAAGAGTTGGCAATGCAACGAAAGCAGCACGAATTGGAGGAGAAGAAGCTAGTTTGCTGTCTAGATCAACAAAAACCGATGATGGATTTAATACGGCAACACCAGCAGCAGCAATCTCAGGTCTTAATGgctgtttaa